The genome window ACGAAAATATAAATGGAGGCAAAAATGCCTTATGTAAAAACTGCCCTTCTTTCGGCTTTTAAAAAACAGGACCTTGAAAATTACGCATCAAAATTACTGGAATTAGGCGTGAAAATATGGGCTTCCGGTGGAACAGCTAAATATTTGTCAGAAAAAGGTTTAGAAGTCAATTCTATCGAGAAATTAACGGGATTCGACCAGCTTTTAAACGGAAGAGTCAAAACACTTCATCCAGCTGTTTTCGCTGGGATACTTGCAAGAGACACAGAACAAGACGAAAAATCACTCAAAGAAGCGGGTTACCCAAAATTCGACCTGGTGTATGTCAACCTCTATCCATTCATCGAGAACGCATTTGAAATAGAAGATGAAAATGAGCTTGTGGAACTAATTGACATTGGCGGTATAGCTCTTCTCAGGGCTGCCGCAAAAAACTTTAAGAGAACAGTTGTAGCAACCGATTATGATGACTTAAAACAAATAATTGAAACTCTTGAGAGGGAAAATTACATACCTGAGGAGATGTCCCGCAACCTAGCAGTAAAGACATTTTTCCTGACTTCATACTACGACTCAATCATTGCGAAACGATTTTGGGACGGAACACATTTCCCAAAATACATGTCGCTCGCAGGAACTAATGAAAATATGCCCGAACTAAGATATGGTGAGAACCCGCATCAATACGCTGCACTTTACATGACACATCCTGCCGAAGGCATTCCAAAAGCCGAAGTATTATGGGGCAAACCACTTTCCTTCAACAATTTCGTCGACCTCGACTCCGCATTAACGGCGGTCTTAGACTTCAAAGAACCAGCATGTGTTATAGTCAAACACAATTCACCGTGCGGAATAGCGGTTGGTAAAAAGTTAATTGATGCGTATGAAGCTGCGCTCGCGAGTGACCCATTGTCTGCATTCGGCGGAATAGTGGCGCTAAACAGAAAAGTTGATGAGGAAACGGCTGAACTGATGAGCAAACATTTTTTCGAGTGCATTGTTGCACCCGAATACGACGAACAGGCACTTGAAACGCTTAAAAAAAGGAAAAATCTGAGA of bacterium contains these proteins:
- the purH gene encoding bifunctional phosphoribosylaminoimidazolecarboxamide formyltransferase/IMP cyclohydrolase, with product MPYVKTALLSAFKKQDLENYASKLLELGVKIWASGGTAKYLSEKGLEVNSIEKLTGFDQLLNGRVKTLHPAVFAGILARDTEQDEKSLKEAGYPKFDLVYVNLYPFIENAFEIEDENELVELIDIGGIALLRAAAKNFKRTVVATDYDDLKQIIETLERENYIPEEMSRNLAVKTFFLTSYYDSIIAKRFWDGTHFPKYMSLAGTNENMPELRYGENPHQYAALYMTHPAEGIPKAEVLWGKPLSFNNFVDLDSALTAVLDFKEPACVIVKHNSPCGIAVGKKLIDAYEAALASDPLSAFGGIVALNRKVDEETAELMSKHFFECIVAPEYDEQALETLKKRKNLRILRLPEFVRKWRYNAKIIAGGVLVQNDDSEEELIDDWQVVTDTKPTEAQREDLIFAMKAAKFVKSNSVVIAKNGATVGIGGGLPSRVDAAILAVRKAGDRANGAVAASDAFLPFPDTLYVLAQAGVKALIQPGGSRNDKLSIEAANKLGVAMVFTGRRHFRH